The region ACGCCGAAGAGGTCCTCGCCCGCCTCGCCGCGCACGATCGGGTCGTAGACGCGCGCGGCGCCGTCGACGAGGTCGAGCGGGGCGTGGAAGCCCTCCTCGGCGAGCCGCACCTTCGTGAAGTGCGGGCGCTCGTCGGTGATCCAGCCCGTGTCGACGGCGGTCATGAGGATGCCGTCGCTCTCGAACATCTCGCGGGCGCTCGTGCGGGTGAGCATGTTGAGCGCGGCCTTCGCCATGTTCGTGTGCGGGTGGCCGGGGCCCTTGTAGCCGCGGCCGAAGACGCCCTCCATCGCCGAGACGTTCACGATGTACGTGCGGCGCGCGGCGGAGGCGGCGAGCGATGCGCGCAGCCGCGAGACGAGCAGGAACGGCGCCGTCATGTTGGCGAGCTGCACCTCGAGCATCTCGAGCGGCTCGACCTGGTCGACGTGCTGCGTCCACGAGTTCACGTGCGCCTCGTCGGGCAGCAGGCCGCCCGCGTCGATCGCGGTGCCCGCCGCGAGCCGCTCGAGCGACGACGAGCCGGCGGCCATCGCCTGCTGCGAGAGCTCCTCGGCCGTCACGGCGGCGCTCGCGAGGATCGGGTGGCTCGCGACCGAGGCCGCGAGGGCGAGCGGATGCGCGTCGTTCGTGTGGCCGAACGTCACGAGCTCGGGGAGCCGGCCGCCGTTGGGAGCAGACACCGGCAGCGGCGCGAGCTCCGCCTCGACGAGCGGCGCGTAGGCGCCCGCCGAGCGGCGCACCGTCTGGGCCGCGTTGTTGATCAGGATGTCGAGCGGACCGGCGGCGGCGACCTCCTCGGCGAGCCCGATGACCTGCGCCGGGTCGCGCAGGTCGATGCCGACGACCTTGAGCCTGCCGAGCCACTCGCCCGAGTCGGGCATCGCCGAGAACCGACGCACCGCATCCCGCGGGAACCGCGTCGTGATCGTCGTGTGCGCGCCGTCGCGCAGCAGCCGCAGCGCGATGTGCATGCCGATCTTCGCGCGGCCGCCCGTGAGCAGCGCGCGCTTGCCGGTGAGGTCGGTGCGGGCGTCGCGCTTCGCGTGGCTCATCGCCGCGCAGTCGGGGCAGAGCTGGTGGTAGAAGGAGTCGACGACCGTGTACTGCTGCTTGCAGATGTAGCAGCCGCGCGAGCGGAGGAGCGTGCCGGCGGTGGGGGATGCGCTGCGGGTCTCGAGCGGGATCCCGCGCGTCTCGTCGTCGATGCGGTCGGGCGCGCCGGTGGCGGTCTTCGCGACGACCGCGCGATCGGCGGCCTGGATGCGCGCGTGCTTCGCCTTGCGGCTCGCGAGCTTGACCTCCTTGAACATGTTCGCCGTGGCCTGCCGGACGGCGACGTAGTGGGGGTCGTCGCGGTCCATGCGGTGGAGCGTCTCGAGCACGCGGAGCGTGGTGGCGACGTCGTCGGCGGAGAGCGTCTCGGGGGCGTCTGCGGGCGCGCCGGAGGGAGCCGGATCGTGGGGGAGCACAGGACAGTCTACCGAGGCCGCATCCGTGTGCACGGTGCTGCGCCAGCCGCCCGCCGCAGGCCGCAAGAGCGTGCACATCGTTCCGCGCGTCGTCGCTTCCCTCGCGAGCTTGTGCACGCTGTTGCGGCCTGCGCGCCCGCCGAGCCGCATGAAGGTGCACATTGTCCGCGAGTCGTCCAAGCCGTCGCGGTCAAGCGCTCTGCCGTCTCATCGAGCGAGACGCCCGATGCAACGTGTCGAATGGTGGCAATAGTGCTACCATCGCAGTCGTGGGGAAGCTCGAGAAGCGACTCGCTGCCATGCGCAACGCCCCGACGAGCGTGCGCTTCTCCGACTTGCGAGCGGTGTGCGAGCACTACTTCGGGGAGCCCAGGCAGAGCGGCGGCTCGCACCTCGTGTTCGCCACGCCTTGGCCGGGTGACCCCCGCGTCAACATCCAGGATCGCGACGGTGCCGCAGCGCCGTATCAAGTGCGGCAAGTGCTCGCGGCAATTGAGAAGCTCGAGGAGGAACGATGAGCAGCAGCCTGCACTACGGTTACCGCACGGTGTGGTCAGAGGAGGACGGAGCCTTCGTCGCCACCGCGGCGGAGTTCCCCTCGCTGTCGTGGGTGGCGGACGAGGCGCCGGAGGCCCTGCGGGGCCTGGAGGCACTGATCGAGTCGGTCGTCGCTGACCTGCGCGAGCAAGGGGAGGAAGTGCCGGTGCCGCTCGTCGACCGGACGTACTCGGGGAAGCTCAGCGTGCGCATCTCGCCGTCGCTCCACAAGAAGGTGGCCATGCGGGCCGCGGAGGAGAAGGTGTCGATCAATCGGCTGATCTCGCAGGCGCTCGCCGAAGTCTGAGGCTGCCCTGCGGCGAGTGCGACAGACTCGAGGCGATGCCCCTCCTCGACCTCGCCCCTTCGCCCTGGGACCCCGACGCCGCCTTCGACGCGTTCGCCGAGTGGTCGGCCGAGCGCGGGCTGCCGCTTTACCCGGCGCAGGAGGAGGCGCTCATCGAGGTCGTGAGCGGCTCGAACGTCATCCTCTCGACGCCGACCGGCACGGGGAAGTCGCTCGTCGCCGTCGGCGCGCACTTCGCCGCCCTCGCGCAAGGCAAGCGCACCTTCTACACCGCGCCGATCAAGGCGCTCGTGAGCGAGAAGTTCTTCCAGCTCGTCGACGTCTTCGGCGCCGAGAACGTCGGCATGGTCACCGGCGACTCGTCCGTGAACGCCGACGCCCCGATCATCTGCTGCACCGCCGAGATCCTCGCGAACCTCGCCCTGCGCAACGGCGACAAGACCGACGTCGGCCAGGTCGTGATGGACGAGTTCCACTTCTACGCCGACCCGCAGCGTGGCTGGGCGTGGCAGGTGCCGCTCCTGACGCTCCCGCAAGCGCAGTTCATCCTGATGTCGGCGACGCTCGGCGACGTCTCCCGCATCGCCGACGACCTCAGCCGCCGCACCGGCCGCGAGACCGCGCAGGTCACGGGAGTCGAGCGCCCCGTGCCGCTCACGTACGAGTACGCGATGACGCCCGTGCACGAGACGATCGAGGAGCTGCTCGCCACCCAGCGCTCGCCCGTCTACATCGTCCACTTCGCGCAGGCCGCGGCCCTCGAGCGGGCGCAGGCGCTCACCTCGGCGAAGATCACCACCCGCGAGCAGCGCGACGAGATCGCGCGCGCGATCGGCGACTTCCGCTTCACGACACGCTTCGGCCAGACCCTCTCGCGGCTCGTCCGGCAGGGCATCGGCGTCCACCACGCGGGGCTGCTGCCGAAGTACCGCCGGCTCGTCGAGCAGCTCGCGCAGCAGGGGCTGCTGCGCGTCATCTGCGGCACCGACACCCTCGGCGTCGGCATCAACGTGCCCATCCGCACCGTGCTCCTCACGGGACTCACGAAGTTCGACGGCACCCGGATGCGTCACCTCACCGCGCGCGAGTTCCACCAGATCGCGGGCCGCGCCGGCCGCGCCGGCTACGACACCGCCGGCACCGTCGTCGCGCAGGCGCCCGAGCACGAGGCCGAGAACGCGAAGATGCTCGCGAAGGCCGGCGACGACGCCAAGCAGCGCCGCAAGCTCGTGCGGAAGAAGGCGCCCGAGGGCTTCGTCTCGTGGGGCAAGCCCTCGTTCGAGAAGCTCATCGAGGCCGAGCCCGAGCCGCTGCAATCCCAGATGCGGATCAGCCACTCGATGCTGCTCAACATCATCGGCCGCGGCCGCGACGCCTTCACCGAGGTGCGCGAGCTCATCGAGTCGTCGCACGAGCCGCGCGCGCGCCAGCTCGAGCTCAAGCGGCGCGCGCTCGCGATCTACCGCACGCTCCGCACCGCGGGCATCGTCAAGCAGCACCCCGATCCCCGAGACGCCGACGCGCCCCCGCGCATCCGCCTCACCGTCGACCTGCAGCCGAACTTCGCGCTCAACCAGCCGCTCTCGCCGTTCGCGCTCGCGGCGATCGACCTGCTCGATGAGGCCAGCCCGACGCATCCGCTCGACGTCGTCTCGGTCATCGAGGCGACGCTCGACGACCCGCGCCCGATCCTGTCGCAGCAGCAGTTCCTCGCGCGGGGCGAGGCGGTCGCGGCGATGAAGGCCGAGGGCATCGAGTACGAGGCGCGCATGGAGCTGCTTGAGGACGTCACGCACCCGAAGCCGCTCGAGGAGCTGCTCACCGAGGCGCTCGCGATGTTCGCCGAGTCGCAGCCGTGGGTGCGCGACTTCGAGCTCTCGCCGAAGTCGGTCGTGCGCGACATGTGGGAGCGGGCGATGACGTTCGCCGACTACGTGCAGCACTACGGGCTCTCGCGCTCGGAGGGGCTCGTGCTGCGGTACCTGTCGGATGCGTTCCGGGCGATCCGGCAGACGGTGCCCGATGAGGTCAAGGGCGAGGAGCTGCTCGACCTCATCGAGTGGCTCGGCGAGGTCGTGCGGCAGGTCGACTCGAGCCTGCTCGACGAGTGGGAGGAGCTCATGCACCCCACAGCGCCGGGGGAGGCGCCCATCGCGCCCCCGCCGCCGCCCTCGGTCGTCGCGAACCCGCGCGCGTTCCGCGTGCTCGTGCGCAACGAGCTGTTCCGTCGCGTGCAGCTCGCGGCGCTCGACAAGCACGAGGAGCTGGGCGAGCTGGATGCGTCCTCGGGCTTCGACGCGGATGCCTGGGGTCAGGCGCTCGACGCCTACTACGACGAGCACGGCTCGATCGGCACGGGGGCGGATGCGCGGAGCTCGCGGATGCTCGTGATCGACGAGGGCCCGCAGGTGTGGGAGGCGCAGCAGATCCTCGCCGACCCGGCGGGCGACCACGACTGGCGCATCTGGGCGACGATCGACCTCGCGGCCTCCGCCGAGGAGGGCCGCGCGGTCGTGCGGGTGACGAAGGTGGGGCGGCTCTAGCCCTCCCGCTGGCTGAACCGGTCCGCGCGCAGTCCTGGCTCAGCGGACGGGGTGCATGCTGAGAGCAGCACCGAGCTGACGAAGGAGCTTGCATGCCGCTGCAGGGGGAGTACGCGCCGAGCGAGTCGGCGTGGGCGCGCAAGCAGGCCGAGACGTTCGAGGCCACGGGCGGACGCGAGGCCAACACGCTGCGCGGCAAGCCGATCATCGTGCTCACGAGCGTCGGCGCGAAGAGCGGCAAGCTGCGCAAGACCGCGCTCATGCGCGTCGAGCACGAGGGGGAGTACCTCGTGGTGGCGTCCAAGGGCGGCCACCCGACGCATCCGACCTGGTACTGGAACCTCAAGCGCAACCCGCACGTCGAGCTGCAGGACGGCGCCGAGAAGCACGACTACCTCGCGCGCGAGCAGGAGCCGGGCGAGGAGCGGGATGCGTGGTGGGCGCGCGCGGTCGAGGCCTGGCCCGACTACGCGAGCTACCAGGTGAAGACGGAGCGGCTCATCCCGGTGTTCCTGCTGACGCGCATGGAGCGCTGAGCTCAGAGGCGGCCGAAGGGCGACGGCTCCGCGTCGGTCGCGAGGCGGAGGAGTCGCACGGTGCGGCCGGAGTCGCGCTCGTACTGGCGGTAGCCGGGCCACTGGCGCCCGATGCGCGCCCACGCGGCGTCGCGCTCGGGGTGGGTGATCTGCTCTGCGCGCACGCGGTGGACGCGCGATCATGGCAGAACCGGTGTGCGGTCAGGGCCGCTCGTCCGACTCACCCGCGACCGCCGTGCCCGAGCGGAACCAGCAGAAGCTCGCCACGAGGAAGACCGTTGCGGCGATCGGTTGCGGCACGAGCGTCGCCGTGACGAGGCAGACGAGCGCGACGATCGCGACCAGCAGCCACGCGAAGCTGCTGGGCGTCGGGCGCCAGGGGCGGTTCACCGGTCGGCTCCTGCCGGGGGGTCGGCCGCGAACTCGGCGGCGAGCTCGGCGGCGAGCTCGGCGACGTCGGTATGGCCGGCGAAGTCACGCTCGGGCTGCGCGGCTCGGTCGGCGTCGGAGACGAGCGCCTTGACCCGCTTCACGACCGTGCGCGCGGGCGTGCTGCGCAGCTCGTGCCCGACCGCGGCGAGCCACGTCTCGGCGGCGGCCTTGAGCGCGACGTAGTTCGCGTTGCCCGCAGTGGGCCGCTCGAGCCCGGTCGTCGAGACGATCGCGATGACGCCCGCCTCCGAGCGCCCGATCGCGGGCGCGAGCGCGCGCGTGGTGTTGCGCAGCGTGCCGACGACGCGCTGCTCGAGCCACGCCCAGTCCTCGTCGGACTGCCCCGCGAGGCCGCCGCCGCCGCGCCAGCCGCCCACGAGGTGCACGAGCCCGTCGAGCTCGCCCACCTCCTCGGCGAGCGACCGCACCGCCTCGAAGTCGGTCAGGTCGCACTCGAAGCGAGCCGACGCATCCACGAGCCCGAGGCGGTCGGCGTTCGAGCCGACCGCGATGACGTGGTGGCCTGCTGCGAGCAGGGCGGATGCGGTGGCGTGCCCGAGCGCGCTCGTGGCGCCGGCGATGAGGATGCGCATGCGCCCAGTCTGCCCGGCTAACGGTCGGCGTCGATCATCGCGAGCTCGATGCCGCCGATGATCGAGGCGGTCGCGAGCGCGAGGCCCAGGATCGCGGTCGGCCACGCTCGCCGGCCCTGCGCGACGAGCAGCAGCACCAGCAGGGCGGTGAGGGAGGCGATGGCGACCAGCGCGCCGAGCGTGAGGACGTCGATCGCGGCGCGCACGCGCTCGACGGTGTCTGGGCCGCAGCCCGCGGCCATCCGCGCGGGGCAGGCGCTCGCCGGCGTGATCGGCGGCAGCTCGGGCAGCAGGATCGACCGCAGCGCGACGACGAGCGGCAGCGGCAGCAGCAGGGCGATCGCGAGCACGGCGTTCCGGCGCCGAGCCGTCCTCGGCAGCGGCGCCACGATGCTCATGGTCCCGTAGCGGCGAGGAGCAGCGGCAGCACGAGCCCGACACCCATCGACGCCATGATCACGGCGACACCCATCGCCGCTGCGGGGAGCGTGCGGCGACGGCGCACGGCGAGCACGACGACGGCGAGCGGTCACGGCGCCAGGATCGGCGGGCGGCTCACTCCGGCGAGAAGAGGTCCTCGATCGTGCAGCCGAAGACCGCTGCGAGCCGGAACGCGACCGGGAGCGAGGGGTCGAAGCGACCCTTCTCGATCGAGATGACCGTCTGCCGCGAGACGCCGAGCTCGTTGGCGAGCCGCTGCTGCGACCAGCCGAGCTCCGCCCGGCGCTCGGGAAGGGCGTTGCGCATCAGGCATCCGCTCGCTTCGCGAGCTGGTAGCGCACCCCGAAGTCGGCCATCACCATCGTGCCGAGCACGATGAGCAGAATGCCCGTGTTCACCTGCAGCTGCGTGAACGAGAACAGCGCGGCACCGATGCCGACGGTGATGAGCACGTCGTGCATCGTGCCCTCGGCCGCCTTCGCGTACCAGCGCGACTCGATCGAGTCCTCCGGCCGCTCGATCGAGCCCTTGAGCGACGAGCGGTCGACGAGCAGCGCCCACGGCAGCATGGCACTCACGGGCAGCGTCACGACCGCGACGATCGCGAAGCGCACCCATGCCTCGCCGGTCTCGCCGATCCAGGCGTAGAGCCCGCCGAGGCCGCTCGAGATGGCGAGCCCGATGAGCAGCGAGACGAGCACGAGCGCTGACGTGCCGCCGCCGAAGCGGGCTCGGCCGATGGTCGACTGCGGGGCGGATGCGGTGGGGTCGCTCATGGCGTCTCCTTCGGTCGAGCGTAGGTCGATGTCAAGGAGACTGTACGGTCAAGTTCGCTTGACTGTCAAGTACACTTCACTCACCCCGCCGCGCGCTCCGCGCCGGCCGCTCAGTAGGCGAAGGAGATGTGCTCCCGGCGGTGCGCGCCCGCCTCGATCTCGTCGACGACCGCGAGCGCGAAGTCGGGGCCGGAGATGACCGAGCCGCCGTCCGCCTCGAAGAACGCGTCCTCGCCGCCCGTGCGGTACTCGCCGCGGCGCGTCTGGTCGGGCACGAAGCCGCCGAACGTGCCGGCGGGCGAGACGTAGGTCCAGTCGACCCCGTCCGTCGCCGCGACGCGCTCGTAGGCCGAGAAGAGCTCGAGCGACTCCGGCTTGTACTCGGGCGCGAACGCGTCGGTGTTCACGATCCGCTCGCCGTCGGCGTCCTTCAGCGAGCCGAACCCGCCGACGATGAGGAACCGCGCACCGGTCTCCGCGACGCGCGTCGCGACATCCGCATACGCATCCGCCACCCTGCCCTCCATGTCGCCGCGCGGTGAGAGCGCGCCCACGACGACCTCGGCGCCGTCGAGCGCCTGCGCGAGCACGTCGCCGTCGAGCACCGAGCCGCGGATGACGCGCGCGCCCTCGGGTGCGTCGCTCGGCGTCGAGCGGGAGACGAGGGTGAGCTCGTGGCCGCGGCTCGCGGCCTCCTTCGCGATCCATCCGCCCGCGAACCCCGTCGCGCCGAGCACCGTGATCTTCGCCATGCCATCCTCCTCGAGAAGCTTGTGTCTCAGTGGCAACCCACGGACTCGACGGGGCATTCCTCGTCGCTGTCAACCGACTCCCAGGATGCTCGGATGCGACGCTCGTACGCGCCCAGCCCGGGCTCGGCGTGCCGATGCCGCGGCGACGCCGAAGCCGAACACGATGGAGAAGATCGCCGGCGAGGTGCAGGACAAGCTCCACATGGAGTGAGCCGCGCCGCCCTGCGACAGGTGCAGGACGACCGACGGGGTGCCGGCGAACCAGCACCCCGTCGGTGCGAGCGCACCCGTTGCGAAGGAAGAGCGGCAGCTACACCGACTCGGCGGTGATGCCCTTCGTCGAGGCGATGACGTCGCGCATCTTCTTCTCGAACGCCTCGTAGAACATCGACAGCGGGAACTCGTCGTCCATCACGAGGTCGGTGAGCTGACGCGGGGTGCCGTCGAGCGGCAGGTTGCCGGCCTTCCACGCGGATGCGGGGTGCGGCTCGACGACGGAGGAGACGAGCTCGTAGGCGGCGAGCCAGTGCGCGACCTTGGGGCGGTCGATCGACTTCCAGTAGAGCAGCTCGATCGCCTCGCCGAGCTTGTTGACGACGTCGGGCACCTCGTCCCAGTCGAAGGCGAGCTGCGTGTCGGTCCAGTGCAGCACGCGGTGCTGGTGCAGCCACGCGAAGAGCAGCTGCCCGCCGAGGCCGTCGTAGTTGCGCACGCGCGAGCCGGTGATGGCGAAGCGGAAGATGCGGTCGAAGATGACCGCGTACTGCACGAGCTTCGCGTGCTTCGCGAGGTCGCGGTCGGCATCCGTCGCCTGGTCGTCGGCCGCGATGCGCCGCTCGATCGCGACCGCCTCGCGGAACGCGGTGAGGTCGCAGCGCAGCTCCTCGAGCGAGTAGAGGAAGAACGGCATGCGCTGCTTGATCATGAACGGGTCGAACGGCAGGTCGCCGCGCATGTGGGTGCGGTCGTGGATGAGGTCCCACATCACGAAGGTGCGCTCGGCGAGGCCCTGGTCGGCGAGCATCTCGGCGGCGTCGGCGGGCAGCTCGAGCTTCGTGACGTCGCACGCGGCCTCGACGACGCGGCGGAAGCGGGCCGCCTCGCGGTCCTGGAAGATCGCGCCCCACGTGAACGTCGGGATCTCGCGCATCGCGACGGTCTCGGGGAAGAGCACGGCCGAGTTGGTGTCGTAGCCGGCGGTGAAGTCGATGAACCGCAGCGGCACGAAGAGCTTGTTCGAGTAGTCACCCGCCTCGAGATCGGCGATGAACTCGGGCCAGATGACCTCCACGAGCACGGCCTCGACCTTGCGGTCGGGCGAGCCGTTCTGGGTGTACATCGGGAAGACGACGAGGTGCTGCAGGCCGTCGACGCGGTGCTCCTGCGGCTGGAACTGCACGAGCGCGTCGAAGAAGTCGGGCTCGCCGAAGCCCTCGGCCGCCCAGCGCTCGAAGTCGAGGGCGGCCTGCTCGAGGTAGGCGGCGTCATGCGGGACCTCGGGGGCGATGTCGCGGATGCCCTGGGTCAGCTCGGCGACGTGCGCGCGGGCGCTCTCGTGGTGCGCGGCGTCATCGATCGCGCCGCTCTTCGACTGGAGCGGCTGGAGCGCGGTCGCGGCGGCCTTGATGCGGAGCCAGGCGGGGTGCTGGCGGAGGTCGGCGGCGGTGGCCTGGGTCATCGTCATTGGGGCCTCCCTGGCGGTCGGTGCGGGCTGCGGATCGGCGGGCCGGATCGGGCCGTCGCACGCACCAGCGGTGCGTGTTTCCAGCGTATGGGCGGCCCGGTGCACGTATCTTGCGTTTCGGCGGTCCTTTCCTGCCGGTTCCGGGTGCTACGGCCGAGCCTGCGGTCTCGCGCAACGCTCTTGCGCGGAGCGCTGAGCATCGCCTCAGGAGGCCGACAAGTCGGCTCGGCGGCACTCGCGCGTTCGCCACGCTGGAGGCTGGCCATCGAGCAGGAGCGGGAGGCGCCGTGGAGGGGGCTTCGCTGTCGTCGCGCGCCGGGGTGCCGGTCGGCGGGCGGATCGCCGCCGCGATCGCGCTGCACCTGCTCGCCGCCCTCGCGCTTGAGCACACCGCTTCGCGCAGCATGAGCGAGCTGCTGCACGTGCCGCTGCCGAGCGGCGGCGGGATCGCCGCGGCGCTCGCGGGCTGGGCGCTGCCGTCAGCGGCGCCGCTCGCCGTCTGGGCGCTGCTCGTCGTCGGCCGGGCGCGCCTGCTGCAGCGGGGCTACTCGGCGTTCTGGTTCGTGGGCGCGGCGCTGCTCGTCGCGGCGTCGACCTTCCCGATCGTGTTCGTGCAGGCGCTCGTCACGGGCAGTCGCGAGGCCGTCGCCACGGCGCTCGCGGCGTGGCTCATCCCGCCGTGCGCCGCCGCGGTCGCGGCGATCGCGCACGCGGTGCGCTGGCGGCCCGACGAGCGTCGGGCGTCCCTGTAGGCAGCGGTCTAGACGAGCGTCGACGCGACCAGGAAGCCGGTCCAGCTGCCGACCGCTGCGGCGATGGGCGCGACGATCGCCCAGCGCTGCTTCGTCGCGGCGGCCGCGGCCCCGATGCCGTTGCCGATGAGCGTGCAGGCGAGCAGCGTCACCCAGAAGACGAGCCGCGCCGGGCCCTCATCGGCACCCGTTGCCCGGGCAGCCTCGACGAGCGAGCCGTCGCCGACCGGCGCGAGCAGCAGCAGTCCGAGGATGTTCGCGAACACGAGCACCCACGTCGCGAGCCGCCAGCGGTCGGCCGGCGTCCACTCGCGCTGCGGCTCGAGCTCCTCGTCGTCCCACTGCATGCTCACGACTGCACTGCCTCGAGCGCGGCGCGACCCGACGCATCCGCCATCAGAAGATCATCGGGCGGTCGTCGTCGAGCTCGGTCTCGAGGTCGAGGTCGACCACGACCGGCACGTGGTCGCTCGGGGCGTCGCCGGAGCGCTCGTCGCGGTGGATCGCCGCGCGCGTGACGAGGTCGGCGAGCTCGGGGCTGCCGAGCACGAAGTCGATGCGCATGCCCTCATCCTTGTTCCAGCGCCCGGCCTTGTAGTCCCAGTAGGTGTAGCCGGGGGCGCGGTCGCGCACGACGTCGACGAGGCCCGCCTCGAGCAGCGCGCCGAACGCCTCGCGCTCGGGCTGCGACACGTGCGTCGAGCCGTCGAACGCGCCGATGTCCCACACGTCGGTGTCGAGCGGCGCGATGTTGAAGTCGCCCATGAGCGCGAGCGGCTGCCCGCGCCATTCGTCGAGCAGGCCCGTGAGCACCCGCAGCCACTCGAGCTTGTAGCCGTAGTGCGCGTGCGTGAGCTCGCGGCCGTTGGGCACGTAGAGGCTCCAGAGCCGCACGCCCTCGACGGTCGCCGCCATCGCGCGCGCCTCGACCACCGGGTCGCCGGTGTTGGCGTAGCCGGGCTGGCCCGGGAAGTCGCGCTCGACCTCGGTCATCGGCAGCCGCGACGCGATCGCGACGCCGTTCCACTGGCTGTGGCCGTGCGCCTGCACCTCATAGCCCGCGGCCTCGAACGCGGCGTAGGGGAACTGCTCCGTCTTGCACTTGATCTCCTGCATGGCGAGCACGTCGACGTCGCTGCGCTCGAGCCAGTCGACGATGCGGGCCGAGCGAGCGCGCACGGAGTTCACGTTCCAGGTGGCGATGCGCATGCTCCGAGCCTAGATGGGGTCGCGGATGCGCGGGGTTGGGGCGCGCACGTACCCCTGGTGCACACTGGACGCATGGGAACCGCGCGCGAACGCTATCTCCAGGCGCTCGATCTCTTCTCCGCCGAGGCTCGAGCCGGAGCGGACCGACTGGGTCTGCCGTCGGCGTGCTCCGATTGGTCGATCGCCGACGTCGTCCGCCACGTCTCCGGCGTGCAGGCCGAGCACGGCGGGGCGGCGCTGCTGGGCGGAGACCCCAACTCCGATGAGCGGGAGCACCTCGAGATCATGGGTCCGGGCGGCGACTTCGAGGCCGTCGAGCGCTGGGAGGAGCTCGCGGCACAGCTGCGCCACGCGGCGCACACCGCGGTCGAGG is a window of Agrococcus sp. Marseille-Q4369 DNA encoding:
- a CDS encoding SDR family NAD(P)-dependent oxidoreductase — protein: MRILIAGATSALGHATASALLAAGHHVIAVGSNADRLGLVDASARFECDLTDFEAVRSLAEEVGELDGLVHLVGGWRGGGGLAGQSDEDWAWLEQRVVGTLRNTTRALAPAIGRSEAGVIAIVSTTGLERPTAGNANYVALKAAAETWLAAVGHELRSTPARTVVKRVKALVSDADRAAQPERDFAGHTDVAELAAELAAEFAADPPAGADR
- a CDS encoding toxin-antitoxin system HicB family antitoxin, with translation MSSSLHYGYRTVWSEEDGAFVATAAEFPSLSWVADEAPEALRGLEALIESVVADLREQGEEVPVPLVDRTYSGKLSVRISPSLHKKVAMRAAEEKVSINRLISQALAEV
- a CDS encoding nitroreductase family deazaflavin-dependent oxidoreductase yields the protein MPLQGEYAPSESAWARKQAETFEATGGREANTLRGKPIIVLTSVGAKSGKLRKTALMRVEHEGEYLVVASKGGHPTHPTWYWNLKRNPHVELQDGAEKHDYLAREQEPGEERDAWWARAVEAWPDYASYQVKTERLIPVFLLTRMER
- a CDS encoding DUF6421 family protein yields the protein MTMTQATAADLRQHPAWLRIKAAATALQPLQSKSGAIDDAAHHESARAHVAELTQGIRDIAPEVPHDAAYLEQAALDFERWAAEGFGEPDFFDALVQFQPQEHRVDGLQHLVVFPMYTQNGSPDRKVEAVLVEVIWPEFIADLEAGDYSNKLFVPLRFIDFTAGYDTNSAVLFPETVAMREIPTFTWGAIFQDREAARFRRVVEAACDVTKLELPADAAEMLADQGLAERTFVMWDLIHDRTHMRGDLPFDPFMIKQRMPFFLYSLEELRCDLTAFREAVAIERRIAADDQATDADRDLAKHAKLVQYAVIFDRIFRFAITGSRVRNYDGLGGQLLFAWLHQHRVLHWTDTQLAFDWDEVPDVVNKLGEAIELLYWKSIDRPKVAHWLAAYELVSSVVEPHPASAWKAGNLPLDGTPRQLTDLVMDDEFPLSMFYEAFEKKMRDVIASTKGITAESV
- a CDS encoding helix-turn-helix transcriptional regulator, whose product is MRNALPERRAELGWSQQRLANELGVSRQTVISIEKGRFDPSLPVAFRLAAVFGCTIEDLFSPE
- a CDS encoding NAD(P)H-binding protein — protein: MAKITVLGATGFAGGWIAKEAASRGHELTLVSRSTPSDAPEGARVIRGSVLDGDVLAQALDGAEVVVGALSPRGDMEGRVADAYADVATRVAETGARFLIVGGFGSLKDADGERIVNTDAFAPEYKPESLELFSAYERVAATDGVDWTYVSPAGTFGGFVPDQTRRGEYRTGGEDAFFEADGGSVISGPDFALAVVDEIEAGAHRREHISFAY
- a CDS encoding DEAD/DEAH box helicase; amino-acid sequence: MPLLDLAPSPWDPDAAFDAFAEWSAERGLPLYPAQEEALIEVVSGSNVILSTPTGTGKSLVAVGAHFAALAQGKRTFYTAPIKALVSEKFFQLVDVFGAENVGMVTGDSSVNADAPIICCTAEILANLALRNGDKTDVGQVVMDEFHFYADPQRGWAWQVPLLTLPQAQFILMSATLGDVSRIADDLSRRTGRETAQVTGVERPVPLTYEYAMTPVHETIEELLATQRSPVYIVHFAQAAALERAQALTSAKITTREQRDEIARAIGDFRFTTRFGQTLSRLVRQGIGVHHAGLLPKYRRLVEQLAQQGLLRVICGTDTLGVGINVPIRTVLLTGLTKFDGTRMRHLTAREFHQIAGRAGRAGYDTAGTVVAQAPEHEAENAKMLAKAGDDAKQRRKLVRKKAPEGFVSWGKPSFEKLIEAEPEPLQSQMRISHSMLLNIIGRGRDAFTEVRELIESSHEPRARQLELKRRALAIYRTLRTAGIVKQHPDPRDADAPPRIRLTVDLQPNFALNQPLSPFALAAIDLLDEASPTHPLDVVSVIEATLDDPRPILSQQQFLARGEAVAAMKAEGIEYEARMELLEDVTHPKPLEELLTEALAMFAESQPWVRDFELSPKSVVRDMWERAMTFADYVQHYGLSRSEGLVLRYLSDAFRAIRQTVPDEVKGEELLDLIEWLGEVVRQVDSSLLDEWEELMHPTAPGEAPIAPPPPPSVVANPRAFRVLVRNELFRRVQLAALDKHEELGELDASSGFDADAWGQALDAYYDEHGSIGTGADARSSRMLVIDEGPQVWEAQQILADPAGDHDWRIWATIDLAASAEEGRAVVRVTKVGRL
- a CDS encoding exodeoxyribonuclease III is translated as MRIATWNVNSVRARSARIVDWLERSDVDVLAMQEIKCKTEQFPYAAFEAAGYEVQAHGHSQWNGVAIASRLPMTEVERDFPGQPGYANTGDPVVEARAMAATVEGVRLWSLYVPNGRELTHAHYGYKLEWLRVLTGLLDEWRGQPLALMGDFNIAPLDTDVWDIGAFDGSTHVSQPEREAFGALLEAGLVDVVRDRAPGYTYWDYKAGRWNKDEGMRIDFVLGSPELADLVTRAAIHRDERSGDAPSDHVPVVVDLDLETELDDDRPMIF
- a CDS encoding toxin HicA, with protein sequence MGKLEKRLAAMRNAPTSVRFSDLRAVCEHYFGEPRQSGGSHLVFATPWPGDPRVNIQDRDGAAAPYQVRQVLAAIEKLEEER
- a CDS encoding SDR family NAD(P)-dependent oxidoreductase, with product MCTLLRPAAGGWRSTVHTDAASVDCPVLPHDPAPSGAPADAPETLSADDVATTLRVLETLHRMDRDDPHYVAVRQATANMFKEVKLASRKAKHARIQAADRAVVAKTATGAPDRIDDETRGIPLETRSASPTAGTLLRSRGCYICKQQYTVVDSFYHQLCPDCAAMSHAKRDARTDLTGKRALLTGGRAKIGMHIALRLLRDGAHTTITTRFPRDAVRRFSAMPDSGEWLGRLKVVGIDLRDPAQVIGLAEEVAAAGPLDILINNAAQTVRRSAGAYAPLVEAELAPLPVSAPNGGRLPELVTFGHTNDAHPLALAASVASHPILASAAVTAEELSQQAMAAGSSSLERLAAGTAIDAGGLLPDEAHVNSWTQHVDQVEPLEMLEVQLANMTAPFLLVSRLRASLAASAARRTYIVNVSAMEGVFGRGYKGPGHPHTNMAKAALNMLTRTSAREMFESDGILMTAVDTGWITDERPHFTKVRLAEEGFHAPLDLVDGAARVYDPIVRGEAGEDLFGVFLKDYAPGSW